A window of Rosa rugosa chromosome 7, drRosRugo1.1, whole genome shotgun sequence genomic DNA:
ACTAATACAAACACCCTAACACTTGCATCGCATGGCTAATGGATCAAACGATAAGAAATTATCTTACCATGTACAAAATAAACATTACCTAATGAGTTGGTCTAGTAGAAGCATGCTAGGCTGCAAGTGGGGCAGACGTTGCAGAGCTTTTCCTGGTAATAAGAGGTCCCTGATTCGAACCCCAGCTTGTACAAAACATCCTTTAGGGAGGGGCCACACCCAAGTTGCTCCCGGCTCCGGAGTAGTAGCTCACTCAACCATTTTTTTATCCATCCAAAATTTTAAAGAGAGAGATTGAATATATTTCTTCGCATTCAATActcttaattgttttttttttctattaataAAGCGTGTCTAACAGAGTCTCAAATGTATTAGTCACATTATCAAAGATTATTGGGTTAATGAGACTTAATTCTTGACCAAATCCATCCCAATGAGAACGAGAAAGGGGAATGAATCCGTTATTTTTTTAATGACCACAATTAGATTGACTGAATTTTTCTTCGTAATAACATTTAATGTTTAATTTTTATGATtggcaagaacaaaaaaattcaCTAGTGGATAAGATAAACAGATCATATGTTTTATATATTTACATTAATGATTAAATTTACTAATCATCGACTAACAGTCTAACTAATGTCAAAAAAGATCTTCAGCTGATAAGTTTATCCATTTTAGATGAAGTCACAAATCCATCTATTGCTTCACTAAGAAGTACGAGCATTGTTATAATTTTCAACCGAATATAGTGCATTAGCTCTTTTTTGAAACAACGGTAGAGTTTGGATAAGATCGAGTTATAAGCAAATCCTCTACTTTAAGATGTAATATTAATGTTGCATTGCCTTTTTTGTCACCAAATTTATCAAAGACTGTCGTTGACGCTTGCGTGACTCAACGTAAATTCCGCATGCATCAACGATTGTCAATTACTCGCCCAAACAATAAAAACCCATAACGTAAACAGTCTTATTGATCAAGAACGTGTGACAAGTGTGTAAGTGTGTTCTTCCCcttttttaaaattttcttaTCCAAAACTCAATCGTGATTAAGAAGTTAATTCCAATCTCCTACCCTTTCTGTACATTAActtaattataatttataagCATTGACGCCATCATTGAGTATCCCATACTAAACCAGATGAGGACACCCTCACCGCATCACCACCACCCTGCTTGTCTTTTACTACCTTAAATGATCGTACGAAGATGGGAAGAAGGAGCTTATCCATTTCCTCTATTACCTCTATTATAAAACGCAGAGCAATCAACGTTTCGGGTCATCAAAATTTTTCACAAAAAGTCCAACTCTGCAAAACAGTTCAAGCCAAACTAACCCATTTCCTCTCTTCAATCCATCAATGGCGTCAAGGATGACCAGCTTCCAGTCCAAACCCAACTACCTGTTCCCGACTCACAACCCGATTCGCAACTCCGACGGAGTCTTCGAGTTCGACGAGGCCGAGTTGTGGGTCAATCCATCCAACGGTTCAAACCAGCCGGCCGAGTCCAAGAAGATGATGTCCACCATACCCAGAGAGCCTAGGAGGAAGACGATGGCCGATCAGAAAGGCACTGACACCGTGACTTCAGCGTCTTTGCCGGTCAACATTCCGGACTGGTCAAAGATTCTGAAAGAACAGAGGAAGCAGAGAGACGTGAGCGATGAAGATGTGGATAATGACTACGAGAATGGTGACGAAGTCGAGAGGGTTCCGCCTCATGAGTACTTGGCCAGGAACAGAGGGGCTTCGTTTTCTGTGCACGAAGGGATTGGGAGGACTTTGAAGGGGAGAGACTTGAGGCGCGTGAGGAATGCGATTTGGAAGCAGGTCGGGTTTGAAGACTGATCGAAACAGAGGAAGGTaacaaaaaaaacagagagcTGGGTTATTGGATATTTTTTGTAGGGAATTAAAACTAGGTCAATGACTATGATCTTGGTGGGTGGTGTTGTAACTTTTAATTTAACCCTTGCGGTTTGGTAATTATTTGTTTCTTCGTTTGGTTAAGTTTGATTTTCAAGTCTTCTGGGTTTTGTGTTGGGTGCCTGTGTTTTATAAGAGGACCTGATCGATCATGAATCATGATGCATGTAAAACTCTGACAGCTTTGAGTTTGTACTTTGTAGTAACCAAGCCAACAATGTTAATGATCATTTTGGTATGTGAAGATATATGATGACattttctgttgtttctttCCTTATTTCGTCTTCTACCCCgggttgtcattttgatgaggatgatgatagACAACACATATCAATGATATCATCattccggaaaaaaaaaaaatgtaaaatgtttatatcaTAATTTGCAATGTTTTTGAGGTGGATGCTCCGGTTTCTATCGATGGGGCATGTATTCGACGACTATCATATGCAATATTTCTCTTATAAATTTGAGGGTGAAACCGTGAAAGAGCGATTTTGTATAAGATTATGTACGGGAGTTTCGTTGAAAACTTGGCCACACAGCTCTACATCATCTAATGTTATTAATATAAATGGTTTATGTGTTTGATGTAAGTGTCTCCCACACGTAAGTTTAAAACATAGCATTTTATCTGACTGAAATTTTAAATCTGATAATACATAATGCACTAGATATTATTAACTATTCTCGACTGATTTTGAATTAAAATTTGTAAAAATCAGTTAATGACTTTAAGCATGATACCTAGAGGATGATGGAGCTTGGTTAATGGTGGGTAGGGTTGGTAGGTAGAAAAGCTACATAGCAACAAGAAGAAACCTTGAAGTAGAATTTAAGATCCTCGGGATGACAAATGCCCCTAATTGGTATTCAATGGGAAAATAACCATTTGTtttcttgaccaaaaaaaaaaaccacttgTTTTCATAATGGGTAGTTTTGTGTTATTTACTTGTTGTATGCTAAAAACGGTCATAAAAAGTGTGAATTTTCTAGGCAAAGACTCGCAGTTTTGGGTTGCCATGAGTCCATGACTCATCACAGTGTCAACATACATATCCAGAATGACTCCATAAAAATCACATAGAAGACTAGGTAAAAATTGTATTCAAACATAACCTATGACATGCTTGTACTCATTGGATcgtgtatatttttattatatAGTCATTGGAACTTGGAAAATGTAGCTTGATGAAAATCAATGTACAAGAGAAGGAGCTTTCATGTACTTCTAAttcaacattaaaaaaaaaaaggtaattaTCATAAATTGTACATGAATTTATCCTTTATTTTattgatggtacctgaacttcaattttgatcacaaccggTACACTTTTCAATTCCATTCCAAATGGTACCTATCACTAACTCCCGCTAATGTTTCGTTAAAAACTGACATGTGCCAAACATGTGACTCATTTTTCAAGGATAAATTTGTAAaattacctttttttttgttatatcaCTTATTTTCAGTTATATTGTGGCTATAAAAAATGAACCTATCAAAAGGAAAAACTTTcaacttcaattaaaaatatgaatgacaggaaaaaaaagaattacgaaagttttgataaaattttggttttaaatgttttatagttttatttgaaatgttttgtctgtatctataaaacaaattaatttttgttgaggtcttgtttttaaattttattttcataagagGGTAGAGATACAATTTTAattctatttttaattgaacttctatttttattaacatattaattgatcaaaatatctagtaaacaaaattatttaaatgggtattttcgTCAAACTACTCTTAAATACAGGTCATGTGTTTTGCACATGTTAGTTTTTAACGGAAGTTAGTGATAGGTACTAtttgaaatgaaatcgaaaagtttaGGTACttgttgtgatcaaaattgaagttcaggtaccatcgataagatagaTGATAAATTCAGGtatcatttgtgataataatcctaaacaaaatttaaaaaattgttTGTCATTGaagttttaaaagaaaaaaaaggaagtgttTATTTGATGGACATCAATGACTAAAATTATTGGATATGAACACCGGTTTAGCTTTTTTCTTGATtcatattatttttttcctattCTTAAGAATTGGTCGACAATAATGCAAGAGCAACAACCAATTCATACTAGTGTGGAACAAAGTTCTAATATGGATTGATCGAGCCACTAACAAAGGCCAACAATCAAGATGTTTCACACTAGTATGACTGGAAATCCTAATGTTCAAAAAGTGTGGTTTAAATTAGAGCCATTTAAAATCTAACGTTAGAAAAAGTGAAGAGTCATCATTTAGTTATAAAGAATGATACTGCATACACTAATGTTGAGGCATATTTTGTATTAAAATATCTTACTCGTTGCACTATGAGTGGATAACGTAGGAGAAATATTGGCTCTATTGACCCGTGTGAATGAGTCCCGTGACCCCGTCTGCCACTATCGTACAACACCTAATATTGTTCTTCTTACTGATATCGCCAAAGTTGAAACTAATCTCACAATAAGATCTTTTATTTGGTGCTTACAATTTGTTTCGAGGAGTGTTTATTTTCAAACCCTCGATTGCTTCCTTTAAGCTATTTCGTAAAGTCTTTTCTCAATTGTTTGTTCCATGACATCACAAACTGCCGAATTCCACAGCAGGGTTTAAGTTCACTATCTGTCAACCTTTCTAGACTTCCCCTAAGAACAATCAAACTTATCCGGAAAGTTAAAAATGACATATATTTGTTGGAAAATGACAAACAGCTTATCCAAACTTCATCCTTGACCAAATTTGGCATCTCATTTTTCTAGGCCATATCCCAAAATGAAACGCAATAAAGCCTAATTTAATATCTCTGGGTTACATCCAATGAACTTGAATAAATTTATAGCTAGCAGAGTAGCAGGTTAGTGATGAATCACCAAAAACTAGAGGCGCTGCATGATTTGTTCTCCCCCTGTTTTGTAATTCCAATTTCCATTTGTTAATGTTTTTTCACACTTATTATTTTCTGTTGCGTAAAAAGGAAGATCATACAATGACAAGCAAAATTCCTCACtttagctttctttttttttcagtttttcatgATGGTTGATAAGAATTTCCGGGTTCCATTTGTGGTCAAGAAAGAGAGCAGCAATTTGGTTGGTAGaccaagaaggaagaagaaaagaagagagcaGAGCTTATGACTTGTGAAGTTATGCCTGCTCAAAGATGTGATTGACATTGATGTGTAGAAATTATGGGATGTGTGTGTCACGAATCAGTTCACATAGTAAGATATTATTTGTTTTGAGTCCGAGGTTGCACAACTTTATTCTTAAATTTTCACTTGAAAACACGTATTATAATGAAGATGTGAGTCGATACAAAAGAATATGAGATAAAGAATAACGTATTTTGTCGATGCCTCGCACCCGCTCACACGGACCACTACAATGCGGGTGATGGGAGAGATATTTGACAAAACAATGCTGAAAGTGAATGGGCTGTTGGTAGTTTTGCAGatatagggggggggggggggggggcttctAATGTTTATGGGTTTCAATATTATTTGGGACCTCACAATCATGcacttaaattttctttttgtttgataGGCCCCAAAATAATGCCTTAAAATATGGATTTAGATGCTTAATGCCCCAGAAGTAAGGGGTATTATTATTCTTCTTAAGCTTCATTTGGTTCGCGGAAATGAAATCAATTTCTTAAGAAATCTcatggaaaaagaaaacaaatttctCACTTCCGCTGTTTGGAAACATTTGGAAAGCAACGggaaaaaatatatttatttcCATTTTAGTGTTTGGATTGTATAAGGAAATGAAACTAAATTATACTAATATTCCATTTATATCATCACAAATCATAAACTTTCCAAATAAAATTGTCAAAACAATTTTCAACAAGGATATAAATGTATttttatgaaagttgttcatttccttATGCACACCAAACATATGTATACATTTCCTTTCCCAAGCCCTTAATTCAGTGAACCAAACGAGTCCTAACGAGCATTAGGGTGGATGAGTGATTCAACTTATGAGACATCGTCTTCCGATAGCATATGCATGTCctatatgatttctttttcaCTTATGTCTCTAACCCCCTAcgagaaagaaacaaacagaTCATTGAactttaggggggtgtattgtatatggaattagtggaacttttaaagaaatctatggaatttaaaagtctgggtgtattcaatatagacttttaacagtccatgaaagtcttgaggtattcaattaggatttttaaagatttcatgaattccaccaaaatctagggtaTTCAATTatgacttttaaaaatgaataaaagtacagaggtattcaaaatatcattcatacttatggaattagaaaatcatggataatcatggactttgtagtgttaactatacatatcaaactccaataattttccagccttcagaccaaagatttcaaaaagtctatcaaagtttcctcttcaaaaaaaa
This region includes:
- the LOC133721454 gene encoding protein S40-4-like — translated: MASRMTSFQSKPNYLFPTHNPIRNSDGVFEFDEAELWVNPSNGSNQPAESKKMMSTIPREPRRKTMADQKGTDTVTSASLPVNIPDWSKILKEQRKQRDVSDEDVDNDYENGDEVERVPPHEYLARNRGASFSVHEGIGRTLKGRDLRRVRNAIWKQVGFED